Proteins encoded by one window of Mastacembelus armatus chromosome 23, fMasArm1.2, whole genome shotgun sequence:
- the dcn gene encoding decorin: MRSACLSLLLVTACWALPFYQSDFLDIPMEDEPGSGVTEAPPDEGFPIMPDGPKCPFRCQCHLRVIQCSDLGLKTVPGDIPDDTTLLDLQNNKITEIKENDFKNLKGLHALILVNNKITIIHPKALSPLTKLQRLYLSKNFLKDMPANMPKSLQELRIHENEITKIKKASFQGMANVIVMELGSNPLKSAGVEAGAFSDLKRVSYIRIADTNITEIPKGLPSSLSELHLDGNKITKVTADTLKGLKTLAKLGLSYNEISSVENGTLANAPHLRELHLDNNALTSVPPGLSDHKYIQVVYLHANKIAAVGTEDFCPPGFNTKKAMYSGISLFSNPVPYWEVQPITFRCVFDRSAIQLGNYRKK; encoded by the exons ATGAGATcggcctgtctctctctgctcttgGTCACTGCCTGTTGGGCTCTGCCCTTCTACCAGTCCGATTTCCTAGACATCCCAATGGAGGATGAGCCGGGGTCGGGTGTGACTGAAGCACCTCCAGATGAAGGCTTCCCGATCATGCCTGATGGACCTAAGTGCCCCTTCAGATGCCAGTGCCATCTGCGTGTGATCCAGTGCTCTGATCTTG GTCTGAAGACAGTTCCTGGGGACATTCCAGATGACACCACTCTGCTGGACCTGCAGAACAACAAGATCACCGAGATCAAGGAGAATGACTTTAAGAACCTCAAAGGACTGCAT GCTCTGATCCTAGTGAACAACAAAATCACCATCATCCATCCCAAGGCCCTTAGCCCTCTGACCAAGCTCCAGCGCCTCTACCTGTCTAAGAACTTCCTAAAGGACATGCCTGCAAACATGCCCAAGAGTCTGCAGGAGCTACGCATCCACGAGAACGAGATCACTAAGATCAAAAAGGCCTCCTTCCAGGGCATGGCCAATGTCATTGTCATGG agcTCGGCTCCAACCCTCTGAAGAGCGCAGGAGTTGAGGCCGGTGCTTTCTCTGACCTGAAGAGGGTTTCTTACATTCGCATTGCAGACACTAACATCACAGAGATCCCCAAAG GTCTGCCCAGCTCTCTCTCTGAGCTTCACCTGGATGGAAACAAGATCACCAAGGTGACCGCTGACACCCTCAAGGGCCTGAAGACCCTGGCTAA ACTGGGTCTGAGCTACAACGAGATCAGCTCTGTGGAAAATGGCACACTGGCTAACGCTCCCCACCTGCGAGAGCTCCACCTCGACAACAACGCTCTCACCAGCGTTCCTCCTGGCCTGTCCGACCATAAGTACATCCAG GTGGTCTACCTCCATGCCAACAAGATTGCTGCTGTGGGAACAGAAGACTTCTGTCCTCCTGGCTTCAACACCAAGAAGGCCATGTACTCTGGCATCAGCCTCTTCAGCAACCCTGTGCCTTATTGGGAAGTTCAACCCATCACCTTCCGCTGCGTCTTTGACCGCTCCGCCATCCAGCTCGGCAACTACAGGAAGAAGTAG